In Rhineura floridana isolate rRhiFlo1 chromosome 22, rRhiFlo1.hap2, whole genome shotgun sequence, a single genomic region encodes these proteins:
- the LOC133374993 gene encoding SLAM family member 5-like isoform X7, with amino-acid sequence MTSCAFLLLCLISPSMGSFGEEEPEKVNGVLGESGTFQLKTSEPFSQIAWTLNRIQGVDVLVLTKKDPKENCKLLVVSQAFEGRLNASEDCKIFQVSPLHQEDSGTYVAQIKQNDGNTKESFSLQVYKRLSASDLGVDCDKSGYDGRNGTLRLNCSAGSLEEDVTFSWAPASKSESSGKSLVIQHNLQDDDLNFTCTAENPVSNASKTVSLKEICSAGAEGGKSRRVSCIRALSRAHPNASFGGHRDDILTVPCAQKKHLARCDSMQSCITEHPLKTPGTVPATENGEKSGLKKPDLIALFCIIIVVVIIAIFVGIYFYFKRRAHRKHLGSSSQSGASTDP; translated from the exons GATCCTTTGGAGAAGAAGAGCCGGAGAAAGTGAACGGAGTTCTGGGAGAATCTGGAACTTTCCAGCTGAAGACTTCAGAGCCATTTTCACAGATAGCCTGGACACTTAATAGAATCCAAGGTGTTGATGTCCTTGTGCTTACAAAAAAGGACCCAAAAGAGAACTGTAAACTCCTTGTAGTATCTCAAGCATTTGAAGGGCGTCTGAATGCCTCTGAGGACTGCAAGATCTTCCAAGTCAGTCCCCTACATCAAGAAGATTCTGGCACATACGTGGCACAAATAAAGCAAAATGATGGTAATACAAAGGAGAGCTTTTCCCTGCAGGTGTATA AGCGTTTATCTGCATCTGACCTGGGTGTCGACTGTGACAAAAGTGGTTATGATGGCAGGAATGGGACTTTGCGGCTGAACTGCTCTGCAGGGAGCTTGGAAGAGGATGTGACATTCAGCTGGGCCCCAGCCAGCAAAAGTGAATCCTCCGGGAAATCCCTCGTCATCCAGCACAACTTACAAGACGACGATTTGAATTTCACCTGCACAGCAGAGAACCCTGTTAGCAACGCCTCCAAGACAGTGTCCTTAAAGGAAATCTGCAGTG caggagccgagggCGGCAAATCCAGGAGAGTGTCCTGTATAAGAGCACTGAGTCGTGCCCATCCTAATGCCTCTTTTGGGGGACATAGAGATGACATATTGACAGTGCCCTGTGCCCAAAAGAAACACCTGGCCAGATGTGATTCAATGCAATCATGCATAACAG AGCACCCCTTGAAGACACCTGGGACGGTGCCCGCCACAGAGAATG GAGAAAAGAGTGGTCTCAAAAAGCCGGATTTAATTGCATTGTTCTGCATCATTATAGTAGTGGTGATAATCGCAATCTTCGtcggcatttatttttatttcaagagGAGAG CTCACAGGAAACACCTGGGTTCCTCAAGCCAATCAG